A single Lactuca sativa cultivar Salinas chromosome 8, Lsat_Salinas_v11, whole genome shotgun sequence DNA region contains:
- the LOC111886710 gene encoding 21 kDa protein, with product MELQLNTNLFFFLLTTILLASTTAGHPFFPSTEDTDFIRSSCNTTLYPDTCFNSLSGYSGTVHHDSGRLAKVAIHVALYNATDMSNYVSNLSLHSDYRNTKETAAIHDCSSLFQDAVDEIQDSFNEMKRLGWTGESVKFQLSNVQTWMSAALTNEETCTDGFEEVADGVMKADVCSRVVAVKEVTSNALALVNHYADKVAA from the coding sequence ATGGAACTCCAACTCAACACTAACCTATTCTTCTTCCTCTTAACAACAATCTTACTGGCTTCCACCACCGCCGGCCACCCTTTCTTCCCTTCTACCGAAGACACCGACTTCATTCGTTCAAGCTGCAACACAACTCTGTACCCTGACACATGCTTCAACTCTCTCTCTGGCTACTCCGGCACTGTTCACCATGACTCCGGCCGCCTCGCCAAGGTGGCTATTCATGTAGCTCTATACAACGCCACCGACATGAGCAATTATGTATCCAACCTATCCTTACACTCAGACTACAGAAACACTAAGGAAACCGCCGCTATCCACGACTGCTCATCGTTGTTCCAAGACGCTGTAGACGAAATCCAGGATTCGTTCAATGAAATGAAGCGTCTTGGTTGGACGGGGGAGTCGGTGAAGTTCCAGTTAAGTAACGTGCAGACGTGGATGAGCGCAGCCTTGACCAACGAAGAGACGTGTACGGATGGGTTTGAGGAGGTGGCCGACGGCGTCATGAAGGCGGACGTTTGTAGTCGTGTGGTGGCGGTTAAGGAGGTGACGAGTAACGCTTTGGCTTTGGTTAACCATTATGCAGATAAAGTAGCGGCGTAA